From Veillonella dispar, one genomic window encodes:
- the mraZ gene encoding division/cell wall cluster transcriptional repressor MraZ gives MFMGEYNHTIDTKGRMIIPAKIREQLGEVCIVTKGLDNCLAIYTEEAWKKISAALQSQSSTKASVRALKRFVFGSAAELEYDKQGRVLIPVPLREYASLDKQAVIVGAGDHVEIWSREKYDYYDDQVAESMEELVEGLEGIML, from the coding sequence ATGTTCATGGGAGAATATAATCACACCATTGATACAAAAGGGCGGATGATTATACCCGCGAAAATACGTGAACAACTAGGCGAAGTATGCATTGTTACTAAGGGCCTAGATAACTGCTTAGCTATTTACACCGAAGAAGCGTGGAAGAAAATTTCTGCAGCTTTACAATCACAATCCTCCACTAAAGCTAGCGTACGTGCCTTAAAACGTTTTGTTTTTGGTAGTGCCGCTGAGCTTGAATATGATAAACAAGGTCGTGTCCTCATTCCTGTACCACTACGTGAATATGCGAGCCTTGATAAACAGGCCGTTATTGTCGGTGCTGGGGATCACGTTGAAATTTGGAGCCGCGAAAAATATGATTACTATGATGATCAAGTGGCTGAAAGTATGGAAGAACTTGTCGAAGGTCTAGAAGGGATTATGTTATAG
- a CDS encoding ESPR-type extended signal peptide-containing protein: MNKVFKVVWSATKHAYVVTSELAKSHQKSATTIVAAVILAASFSGGVANASSPEDWARADLIGSQRWLTPDQNAWGHMQDQHQVDSQQLDQQQQQQQQQQQQWQQQEPQQQQWQQQVPQQQQQQQQWQQQVPQQQQQQQIPKKGGSTGNTVINNYYTVVTTDVENVKKNTHNINVVNKKVDINTTNINTVNNKVESVKTDINKINANITNINAKVDKNSKDIEGLKGKVGTQITNIQQDITNINNNIDAKFTKINNDIDVKIDNKITNITNNVVNNVNTNIDASVKKHIEANNTNIINQVNQNINTAVQNNNTTILNKVDEKIENNNTTIINNVNKDVDVKINDIKTNINNTKNELNTNISNVKNELNQNINNVDIKVNNNKKAIDNLTVNVNNNSKSIADLTAKVENNTQNIDANNTFIMENRKFIGDNKKAINENKKAIDELKGKVGTTINNINTTIDNKINENNTKIINEVNHNVDVKINDSKTNIISEVNKTINSKIEANNTTIINKVNNDVDTKINAVKTDITNINNTVNNVSAKVDSNTTNITNNTTNINKNATAITELNTKVDNQGKVLVNHEGRIQELEQDNKTIKTDVANTQNQVNINTKDIADLKGKVGQNIGNVQVDIKDIKNNITNINNKVEANTVAINKVDVKVNGVKGDLDGLKGRVDRHDQRLDYLQDNIADNSTRISIVEDGVKANTKDINVVGTIAMENRTLIGANQKAIDELKGHVGTQITNIETTINKKIEANNTTIINKVDGNIDAKIEKNNTVINNNINNVNAKTEVNAKAITDNSKRIDANSARISNNEKAINELKGHVGTQITNIENTITNKINENNTVINKNIDAKIEANNTTILNKVDNNIDVKINANNIKVDQKIDGVKGDLDGLTKRVAQNEKDINVAGTIAIENRTLIGANKKAIDELKGHVGNQITNIENTITNKINENNTVINKTIDNKIEANNTVINQNIDNKINSNNTTIINKVDQNIDAKINANNTTIINKVDKNIDVKINENNTQINNTINKKVGDVNVKIDGVKGDVAGLTARVDRHDQRLDYLQGNIVDNSTRISANEDAIKALKGQVGTTIKNIETTINNKITENNVTINKNIDTKIEANNTVINQNIDNKINSNNTTIINKVDQNIDAKINANNTTILNKVDKNIDVKINENNKQINNTINTKIGDVNVKIDGVKGDLNGLKGDLDGLKGRVDRHDQRLDYLQDNIADNSTRISVVEDGVKANAKDINVVGTIAMENRQFIGDNKVAIANNTKNININAKAIDELKGQVGQSSTVINDIKKQITNINGKVENNTTNIANNTTNIAKNTTAINNVNVKVDANANAIVDNSKRIDATNVKVDVNTTNIANNTTAINNVNVKVDGVKGDLNGLTKRVEQNEKDINVAGTIAIENRKFIGDNKAAIANNTTNINVNAKAIDELKGQVGKSSTVINDIKNQITNINGKVENNTTNIANNATNIQANVVAITDNSKRITENTTNIANNTTNIANNTTAINNVNVKVDGVKGDLNGLTKRVEQNEKDINVAGTIAIENRKFIGDNKKAIDELKGQVGTTITNIESTINNKIEANNTTILNKVDQNIDAKITANNTVINQNIANAINENNTTIINKVDKNIDVKINENNKQINNTINTKIGDVNVKIDGVKGDVAGLTARVDRHDQRLDYLQGNIVDNSTRISANEDAIKALKGQVGTTVTNVENTINAKIEANNTVIRNDINTAITNNNTVINNNIATAINENNKTIINKVDQNIDAKIAENNTVINNTINSKVNEVNVKVDANAKAIVDNSKAITDIKANVTNISNKVDVNTADIKAIRTDVTNNTTNIANNTAAIANVSKQVKNNTTNISNNATAIANISKQVAGNTANITDVTAKVNANTGRIESNTTAINNLTGKVDANSQAIESLKGQVGKGNTTIVNVAQKVENITQNINAQNSNIQANTVNIQNNTSNINNIKANVVNVEKNVNNIKADVTVVKADITNINAKVDQKINIVNNNITNVKNDVKNIDAKVTNIDNKVTNIDNKVTNINNKVTNIDTKVNDIDVKVNNQNTVINNIKTDVSGLKDQVGKNTEAIKNLQNVSADVNKVKEQVNANTQKANANEERIKNVQSQVSVNTEAIKHNTENININKAAIKQNAEAIQNTNVTVQKVINKVDEHSKVINDVSKQVNTNTTNIANINNVVNQNTTNITNVTNQVNTNTSNISKVTNQVNTNTTNINTLNAKVDTNVTNITKVDNRVTEVAKQVNENAQLTKAVGTLALENHEKVSVLGLQVNKNTQDIADVNTKVDENVTLTKNIGAIALENNEKVNVLGLQVNKNTQDISTLAEAANYSLKASNIALQDHATLVQHDAQIAENSRRISSVERDVKVVGANAAALAALKPIEYHEGQKAQIMAAVGTYKGKTSTALGVAHYANPDLLIHAGAAYGGDHSVMANAGVTIGIGNAPTAPKASPATVKVLEDQVADLQAQNKEIRELLDKVIAQQPQQAPKAAVKTTK, from the coding sequence ATGAATAAGGTATTCAAAGTTGTTTGGAGTGCAACTAAGCACGCTTACGTCGTAACGTCTGAGTTGGCTAAGTCACATCAAAAATCTGCAACTACAATTGTAGCTGCAGTTATTTTGGCGGCTAGCTTTTCTGGAGGTGTTGCTAATGCATCCAGCCCTGAGGATTGGGCTAGAGCTGATCTTATTGGTAGCCAAAGATGGTTAACACCTGATCAAAATGCTTGGGGTCATATGCAAGATCAACATCAAGTTGATTCACAACAATTAGACCAACAGCAACAGCAACAACAACAGCAGCAACAACAATGGCAACAACAAGAGCCACAGCAACAACAATGGCAACAACAAGTGCCACAACAGCAACAACAGCAACAACAATGGCAACAACAAGTGCCACAACAACAGCAGCAACAACAAATCCCTAAAAAAGGCGGTTCCACTGGTAATACCGTAATTAATAACTACTATACAGTTGTAACTACTGATGTTGAAAATGTTAAGAAAAATACACATAACATTAACGTTGTAAATAAAAAGGTAGATATCAATACTACTAATATTAATACTGTTAATAATAAGGTTGAGAGTGTAAAAACTGACATTAATAAAATCAATGCTAATATTACAAATATCAACGCTAAAGTTGATAAAAATAGCAAAGATATTGAAGGATTAAAAGGCAAAGTCGGCACTCAAATCACTAACATTCAACAAGATATCACAAATATTAACAATAATATTGACGCTAAATTTACTAAAATTAACAACGATATTGATGTAAAAATCGATAATAAAATTACTAACATTACAAATAATGTTGTTAATAATGTAAATACTAACATTGATGCTAGTGTAAAAAAACATATTGAAGCTAATAATACCAATATTATTAATCAAGTAAATCAAAATATTAATACTGCAGTTCAAAATAATAACACTACAATTTTGAACAAAGTTGATGAGAAGATTGAAAATAACAACACTACTATTATTAATAATGTTAATAAAGATGTAGATGTTAAGATTAATGATATTAAAACAAATATCAATAATACGAAAAATGAGTTGAATACTAACATTTCTAATGTTAAAAATGAACTCAATCAAAATATCAACAACGTTGATATTAAAGTTAACAACAATAAAAAAGCAATTGATAATTTAACTGTTAATGTTAACAATAATAGTAAATCTATTGCTGATTTAACTGCTAAAGTTGAAAATAACACCCAAAATATTGATGCTAATAATACTTTCATCATGGAAAACCGTAAATTTATCGGTGATAACAAAAAAGCTATCAACGAGAACAAAAAAGCCATCGATGAATTGAAAGGTAAAGTTGGCACAACAATCAATAATATTAACACTACAATTGATAATAAGATTAATGAAAATAACACTAAGATTATCAACGAAGTTAATCACAATGTAGATGTTAAAATCAACGATAGCAAAACTAACATTATTAGTGAAGTTAACAAAACAATTAATTCTAAAATTGAAGCTAACAACACAACTATTATTAATAAAGTAAATAATGATGTTGATACTAAGATCAATGCTGTTAAAACTGATATCACAAATATCAACAATACAGTTAATAATGTAAGTGCAAAAGTTGATTCTAATACTACTAACATTACTAATAACACTACAAATATCAACAAAAATGCGACTGCAATTACTGAATTAAACACTAAAGTTGATAATCAAGGTAAAGTTTTAGTTAATCATGAAGGTCGCATCCAGGAGCTTGAACAAGACAATAAAACTATTAAAACTGATGTAGCTAACACTCAAAATCAAGTTAATATCAATACTAAAGATATTGCTGATTTGAAAGGTAAAGTTGGTCAAAATATTGGTAATGTTCAAGTAGATATTAAAGATATTAAAAACAACATCACTAATATCAACAATAAAGTTGAAGCAAACACAGTTGCAATTAACAAGGTTGATGTAAAAGTTAATGGTGTTAAAGGTGATTTGGATGGCCTTAAAGGTCGTGTTGATCGCCATGACCAACGTTTGGACTACTTGCAAGACAACATTGCAGATAACTCTACACGAATCTCTATTGTAGAAGATGGTGTAAAAGCTAATACAAAAGACATTAATGTAGTTGGCACAATTGCAATGGAAAACCGCACACTTATCGGTGCAAACCAAAAAGCTATCGATGAGTTAAAAGGTCATGTTGGCACACAAATTACCAATATTGAAACTACAATCAATAAGAAGATTGAAGCTAATAATACTACAATTATCAACAAAGTAGATGGTAATATTGATGCTAAGATTGAAAAAAATAACACAGTTATTAACAATAACATTAACAATGTAAATGCTAAGACTGAAGTTAATGCTAAAGCTATTACAGATAATAGTAAACGTATTGATGCTAATTCTGCTCGTATTTCCAATAATGAAAAAGCAATCAACGAGTTAAAAGGCCATGTTGGTACACAAATCACTAACATCGAAAATACAATTACTAATAAGATCAATGAAAACAACACAGTAATCAACAAAAATATCGATGCTAAGATTGAAGCTAATAATACTACAATTCTTAATAAAGTAGACAATAACATCGATGTTAAGATTAATGCTAATAACATTAAAGTTGATCAAAAAATTGATGGTGTTAAAGGCGATTTAGATGGTCTTACTAAACGCGTTGCTCAAAACGAAAAAGACATCAACGTAGCTGGCACAATTGCTATTGAAAACCGTACACTTATCGGTGCTAATAAAAAAGCTATTGATGAATTAAAAGGTCATGTTGGCAATCAAATCACAAATATCGAAAATACAATTACTAATAAAATCAACGAAAACAATACCGTAATTAATAAAACTATCGATAATAAGATTGAAGCTAACAACACTGTTATCAACCAAAATATTGATAATAAAATCAATAGCAATAACACAACAATCATTAATAAAGTAGATCAAAACATTGACGCTAAAATCAATGCTAATAACACTACAATCATTAACAAAGTTGATAAAAATATTGATGTAAAGATCAATGAAAATAACACTCAAATCAACAATACAATCAACAAAAAAGTTGGCGATGTAAATGTTAAGATTGATGGCGTTAAAGGTGATGTAGCTGGTCTTACTGCACGTGTAGATCGTCATGATCAACGTTTAGATTACTTACAAGGCAACATTGTAGATAACTCTACACGTATTAGTGCTAATGAAGATGCTATCAAAGCATTAAAAGGTCAAGTTGGTACTACAATTAAAAATATCGAAACTACAATTAATAACAAGATTACAGAAAATAATGTAACTATTAATAAAAATATCGATACTAAGATTGAAGCTAACAACACTGTTATCAACCAAAATATTGATAATAAAATCAACAGCAATAATACAACAATCATTAATAAAGTAGATCAAAACATTGATGCTAAAATCAATGCTAATAACACTACAATTCTTAACAAAGTTGATAAAAACATCGATGTAAAAATCAATGAAAATAACAAACAAATCAACAACACAATCAATACTAAGATTGGTGATGTAAATGTTAAGATTGATGGCGTTAAAGGTGACTTGAATGGTCTTAAAGGTGATTTAGATGGCCTTAAAGGTCGTGTAGATCGTCATGACCAACGTTTAGACTACTTACAAGATAATATTGCTGATAACTCTACACGTATCTCTGTAGTTGAAGATGGTGTGAAAGCTAATGCAAAAGATATTAATGTAGTAGGTACAATTGCAATGGAAAACCGTCAATTCATTGGCGATAATAAAGTTGCTATTGCTAACAACACTAAAAACATCAACATCAATGCTAAAGCTATCGATGAGTTAAAAGGTCAAGTAGGTCAATCCTCTACAGTTATCAACGATATTAAGAAACAAATTACTAATATCAACGGTAAAGTAGAAAATAACACTACAAACATTGCTAATAACACAACTAATATTGCTAAAAATACTACAGCAATTAATAACGTAAACGTTAAAGTTGATGCTAATGCAAACGCTATCGTAGATAATAGCAAACGTATTGATGCAACTAATGTAAAAGTAGATGTTAATACTACTAACATTGCTAACAATACAACAGCAATTAACAATGTAAACGTTAAAGTTGATGGTGTTAAAGGCGACTTGAATGGTCTTACTAAACGTGTAGAACAAAACGAAAAAGACATCAACGTAGCTGGTACAATTGCAATTGAAAACCGTAAATTCATTGGCGACAACAAAGCTGCTATTGCAAATAACACTACAAATATCAATGTTAATGCAAAAGCTATTGATGAATTAAAAGGTCAAGTAGGTAAATCTTCTACAGTGATCAATGATATTAAAAACCAAATTACTAATATCAATGGTAAAGTAGAAAATAATACCACTAACATCGCTAACAATGCTACAAACATTCAAGCTAATGTAGTGGCAATTACTGACAATAGCAAACGTATTACTGAAAATACTACAAACATCGCAAACAATACTACAAACATTGCTAATAACACTACAGCTATTAACAATGTAAATGTAAAAGTTGATGGTGTTAAAGGTGACTTGAATGGTCTTACTAAACGTGTAGAACAAAACGAAAAAGACATCAACGTAGCTGGTACAATTGCAATTGAAAACCGTAAATTCATTGGCGACAATAAAAAAGCTATCGATGAATTAAAAGGTCAAGTTGGTACTACTATCACTAATATCGAATCTACTATTAATAACAAGATTGAAGCTAACAACACTACAATCCTTAATAAAGTAGATCAAAATATTGATGCTAAGATTACTGCTAATAACACTGTAATTAACCAAAACATTGCTAATGCAATCAATGAAAATAATACAACAATCATTAACAAAGTTGATAAAAACATTGATGTGAAAATCAATGAAAACAATAAGCAAATCAACAACACAATCAATACTAAGATTGGTGATGTTAATGTTAAGATTGATGGCGTTAAAGGTGATGTAGCTGGTCTTACTGCACGTGTAGATCGTCATGATCAACGCTTAGATTACTTACAAGGTAACATTGTAGATAACTCTACACGTATTAGCGCTAATGAAGATGCTATTAAAGCATTAAAGGGCCAAGTTGGTACAACAGTTACTAATGTTGAAAATACAATCAACGCTAAGATTGAAGCAAACAACACAGTAATTAGAAACGATATCAACACTGCAATTACTAATAACAACACTGTTATTAACAATAACATTGCAACTGCAATCAACGAAAACAATAAAACAATCATTAACAAAGTAGATCAAAATATTGATGCTAAGATTGCTGAAAACAATACAGTAATTAACAACACAATTAACAGCAAAGTTAATGAAGTAAATGTTAAGGTTGATGCTAACGCAAAAGCAATTGTTGATAATAGCAAAGCTATTACTGACATTAAAGCTAATGTGACAAATATCAGCAATAAAGTAGATGTTAACACTGCAGATATCAAAGCTATCCGCACAGATGTAACTAACAATACTACTAACATTGCTAATAACACAGCAGCTATTGCTAATGTAAGCAAACAAGTTAAAAATAACACAACTAACATTTCTAACAATGCAACAGCTATTGCAAACATTAGTAAACAAGTTGCTGGTAACACAGCTAACATAACTGATGTAACTGCTAAAGTAAATGCTAATACTGGTCGTATTGAATCTAATACAACTGCTATTAACAACTTAACTGGTAAAGTTGATGCTAACTCTCAAGCTATCGAATCCTTGAAAGGTCAAGTTGGTAAAGGCAATACTACAATTGTTAATGTAGCTCAAAAAGTAGAAAATATTACTCAAAACATTAACGCTCAAAATAGCAACATCCAAGCTAATACTGTAAACATTCAAAATAATACTTCCAATATTAATAACATTAAAGCTAATGTTGTTAACGTTGAAAAGAATGTAAACAATATTAAAGCTGATGTAACAGTAGTAAAAGCTGATATCACAAACATCAATGCTAAAGTTGATCAAAAAATCAATATTGTGAACAACAATATTACTAACGTTAAAAACGATGTGAAGAATATTGATGCTAAAGTTACAAATATTGATAACAAAGTTACAAATATTGATAACAAAGTTACTAATATTAACAATAAAGTAACTAATATTGATACTAAAGTTAATGATATTGACGTAAAAGTTAATAACCAAAATACTGTAATCAACAATATCAAAACTGATGTATCTGGCTTGAAAGATCAAGTTGGCAAAAATACTGAAGCAATTAAGAACTTACAAAATGTAAGCGCTGATGTAAACAAAGTGAAAGAACAAGTTAATGCTAATACTCAAAAAGCAAATGCTAACGAAGAACGCATTAAAAATGTTCAAAGCCAAGTTTCTGTTAATACTGAAGCAATCAAACATAATACTGAAAACATCAATATTAACAAAGCAGCGATCAAACAAAATGCTGAAGCAATTCAAAATACTAATGTAACTGTACAAAAAGTAATCAACAAAGTTGATGAACATAGCAAAGTTATTAACGACGTATCTAAACAAGTTAATACTAATACAACTAATATTGCTAATATCAATAATGTTGTTAACCAAAATACAACTAATATTACAAATGTAACTAACCAAGTTAATACAAACACAAGCAATATTAGCAAAGTAACTAACCAAGTTAATACAAATACTACAAACATCAACACTCTAAATGCTAAAGTAGATACTAATGTTACAAATATTACTAAAGTAGATAATCGTGTAACTGAAGTAGCTAAACAAGTTAATGAAAATGCACAATTAACTAAAGCTGTTGGTACTCTAGCATTAGAAAATCATGAAAAGGTTAGTGTATTAGGTTTACAAGTAAATAAAAATACTCAAGACATTGCTGATGTAAACACTAAAGTTGATGAAAATGTTACATTAACTAAGAACATTGGTGCGATTGCATTAGAAAACAATGAAAAAGTTAATGTATTGGGCTTGCAAGTAAATAAAAATACTCAAGATATCAGTACATTAGCAGAAGCTGCAAATTATAGCTTGAAAGCTTCCAACATTGCATTACAAGATCACGCAACACTTGTTCAACATGATGCACAAATCGCAGAAAACTCTCGCCGCATTAGCAGCGTAGAACGCGATGTTAAAGTTGTAGGTGCTAATGCAGCAGCATTAGCAGCATTGAAACCTATCGAATACCACGAAGGTCAAAAAGCCCAAATTATGGCGGCTGTTGGTACTTACAAAGGTAAAACATCTACTGCATTGGGTGTAGCACATTATGCAAATCCTGATTTATTAATCCATGCTGGTGCCGCTTATGGTGGTGACCATAGCGTAATGGCAAATGCTGGTGTAACAATCGGTATTGGCAATGCTCCTACAGCTCCTAAAGCATCCCCTGCAACTGTAAAAGTTCTTGAGGATCAAGTGGCTGATTTGCAAGCACAAAACAAAGAAATTCGTGAACTTCTTGATAAAGTGATTGCACAACAACCACAACAAGCTCCAAAAGCAGCTGTAAAAACAACTAAATAA
- the trxA gene encoding thioredoxin: MSELKELKTAEYQDLVNQGGVTVIDFWAPWCGYCVRMMPIIEEIAGELEGKANFVKVNADEEPELARNLQVEVLPTFVILKDGEVVDRKIGFLPKGDLQGAIESKF, from the coding sequence ATGAGCGAATTAAAAGAATTAAAAACTGCTGAATATCAAGATTTAGTAAATCAAGGTGGCGTAACTGTTATTGATTTCTGGGCTCCATGGTGCGGTTATTGCGTACGTATGATGCCGATCATCGAAGAAATTGCAGGTGAGCTTGAAGGTAAAGCTAACTTTGTAAAAGTAAATGCTGATGAAGAACCAGAATTAGCACGTAATTTACAAGTTGAAGTATTGCCTACATTTGTTATCTTAAAAGATGGCGAAGTAGTAGATCGTAAAATTGGTTTCTTGCCAAAAGGCGATCTTCAAGGTGCTATTGAATCTAAATTCTAA
- the rsmH gene encoding 16S rRNA (cytosine(1402)-N(4))-methyltransferase RsmH, protein MEFNHTSVLLRETVDSVVTNPKGIYVDCTLGGAGHAHAVGEMLDPEGMIIGLDQDEDALSVARQRLSDLTCQVLTIPTNFSNLKEALHNEGIYEVDGFIFDLGVSSYQLDTPERGFSYMNDGPLDMRMDKDAPLTAEEVVNEYDADALLQIIRDYGEERWAKRIVEFIINARQEKRITTTGELVRIIKQAIPAKARQDGPHPAKRTFQAIRIEVNRELAILHDSFVDAVSMLKPKGKIGVITFHSLEDRITKQTFKELSTACICPPELPMCVCNHKAVVKAKNKAIEPSAGEIEVNPRARSAKLRVAVKL, encoded by the coding sequence ATGGAATTTAATCATACCAGCGTACTTTTACGCGAAACGGTGGACTCCGTCGTAACTAATCCAAAAGGCATCTATGTGGACTGTACTCTGGGCGGTGCAGGACATGCCCATGCTGTGGGCGAGATGCTAGACCCAGAAGGCATGATTATAGGGTTGGATCAAGATGAAGATGCGTTGAGCGTAGCTCGACAGCGTTTATCTGATTTAACATGTCAGGTATTAACAATACCGACGAACTTTTCTAACTTAAAAGAAGCCCTCCATAATGAGGGTATCTATGAAGTAGATGGATTTATCTTTGATCTTGGCGTATCTAGCTATCAACTGGATACACCGGAGCGTGGCTTTTCATATATGAATGATGGCCCACTCGATATGCGTATGGATAAGGACGCACCATTAACGGCAGAAGAGGTTGTTAATGAATATGATGCTGATGCATTATTGCAAATTATCCGCGACTATGGTGAAGAGCGATGGGCTAAGCGCATTGTTGAATTCATCATTAATGCACGTCAAGAAAAACGAATTACCACTACTGGTGAGTTAGTTAGAATTATTAAGCAAGCAATACCTGCGAAGGCGCGTCAAGATGGACCGCATCCGGCAAAACGGACGTTCCAAGCTATTCGCATTGAAGTAAATAGAGAATTAGCTATCTTGCATGATAGTTTTGTAGATGCTGTATCCATGTTGAAACCAAAGGGGAAAATTGGGGTTATCACATTCCACTCCTTGGAAGATCGAATTACAAAACAAACTTTCAAAGAGTTGAGTACAGCATGTATATGTCCTCCAGAATTGCCAATGTGCGTATGTAACCACAAGGCAGTTGTGAAGGCGAAGAATAAGGCTATAGAGCCTAGTGCAGGGGAGATTGAGGTTAATCCGAGGGCTAGAAGCGCAAAGTTACGCGTAGCCGTCAAGTTGTAG
- the ftsL gene encoding cell division protein FtsL — translation MLARKAVVGQVKSDVLVASQGRKRSANVALDLSPMMWQVVYGIAALVAFLLIMMVMNAYSTKLGYEVVKTQQAVVQLTKDNDALDVEVASLKSPVRIQQIAEQQLGMVLPDSFVYSTKSAVTERTVQEKQQIID, via the coding sequence ATGTTAGCGAGAAAGGCTGTTGTGGGCCAAGTTAAAAGCGATGTGTTGGTCGCTTCACAAGGGAGAAAACGTAGTGCAAATGTGGCTCTAGATTTGAGCCCTATGATGTGGCAGGTTGTATATGGTATTGCTGCATTGGTTGCATTTTTGCTTATCATGATGGTTATGAATGCGTACAGCACAAAATTAGGCTACGAAGTAGTTAAAACACAGCAAGCTGTAGTACAATTAACAAAGGATAATGATGCGTTGGATGTTGAAGTGGCTTCTTTGAAGTCTCCTGTTCGTATTCAACAAATCGCAGAACAACAACTAGGGATGGTTTTGCCTGATTCTTTTGTTTATAGTACAAAAAGCGCTGTTACTGAACGTACTGTACAAGAGAAACAGCAAATTATAGACTAG